One Solibacillus sp. FSL R7-0668 genomic region harbors:
- a CDS encoding amino acid ABC transporter ATP-binding protein, which translates to MIEVKNLAKAFGISKVLQDISFSVEKNEVIAILGPSGSGKSTLLRSLVNLERIDFGDIIIDGQALVKNGAYATPQTRKQITAKMGMVFQNFNLFPHLTVRENLELTPKQLKLFSKEEIQRQSEELLTKVGLIEKANEYPAKLSGGQKQRVAIARALMLKPKILLFDEPTSALDPELTGEVLKVMKELAQENMTMLVVTHEMGFAKEVADRIVFMDSGEIIESGSPREFFSNPQSRRAQLFLQNHLK; encoded by the coding sequence ATGATTGAAGTGAAAAATTTGGCGAAAGCATTTGGCATATCAAAAGTTCTACAGGATATTTCCTTTTCGGTAGAAAAAAATGAAGTGATTGCCATTCTTGGTCCCTCTGGTTCTGGAAAAAGTACGTTACTTAGAAGCTTAGTCAATTTAGAGCGTATTGATTTTGGTGATATTATCATTGATGGACAGGCTTTAGTGAAGAATGGGGCATATGCAACACCTCAAACGAGGAAACAAATCACAGCTAAAATGGGGATGGTATTTCAAAATTTTAATTTGTTTCCTCATTTAACAGTGCGTGAAAATCTAGAATTAACTCCGAAGCAATTGAAATTATTCTCAAAAGAGGAGATTCAAAGACAAAGTGAAGAGCTTCTAACAAAGGTAGGATTAATAGAAAAGGCGAACGAATATCCAGCAAAGCTATCGGGTGGGCAAAAACAGCGCGTAGCGATTGCAAGAGCGTTAATGTTAAAGCCCAAAATTTTGCTGTTTGATGAGCCGACATCAGCCCTTGATCCTGAATTAACAGGAGAGGTATTAAAGGTTATGAAAGAATTAGCGCAGGAAAATATGACAATGCTTGTTGTGACCCATGAAATGGGCTTTGCAAAAGAAGTAGCTGACCGTATTGTATTTATGGATAGTGGTGAGATTATTGAAAGTGGTTCACCAAGGGAATTTTTTAGTAATCCTCAAAGTAGAAGAGCTCAATTATTTTTGCAAAACCACTTAAAGTAG